In the Arachis hypogaea cultivar Tifrunner chromosome 20, arahy.Tifrunner.gnm2.J5K5, whole genome shotgun sequence genome, CAATTCAGAACCCAACATGGCAACTTCTTTACAAGTCCAACAAGGCAACAAGAACAATATCCGACGATCACATATGTAGCCATAAGATATTAACCAAAGTCGTTACTCTAATGAAGACATCATGTGAAGATGATATTATAAACCATTAAATagtttaatatatttaactaaatatgTTTAATTGAATTATCCATCGATTCGCAATATTATCACAAAGATGTCTTCATGAAAATAGTCAACTATTAACCAATACTAAAATTCAACTGGTTCTAAACATTTAGATAGATTTTTGTAatggtcttttttttttaaggcgAGGCAAAATAAGTCCACTGCGATTTACAATGTTTCTCGTTATTGGCGAAAACATGAATGAAACGCTATCTTTTTCCTCACTTTGATTACACTATAATCCATTCAACAAAACAAAGCCTAATGATACAAATTACGGAATCAGTTTAACTATATTTTAGTTGTGTTTTCCACTCAAATGATATATATGCACGAGACACAGAGACTTAGCTCTATGGTTCCTGGCTGAGGCACTGTGCAGCCTTATTCCAAATTTGACTCGCACATCATACTCTTCTGATGCAAGGTTCCCCCATCCATGTCCGATATGGCGATATGTTTTAATAGAATACATAATTTTATAAAGGATTATGTTAACACACCCCCACCCAACATTGTACATGTAAAGACAATTATTACAACACAAGCACAATATATACATCAGTGACCTGAGGATCAGAATCCAAAATAATGAATAACCACAGCAGCATCGAACGAGATGGCATTCCATGATTCTGCCTGAGGATTCTTGTACTAAGGGATGCAAAACCACATGGTCCAACTCAGCGGTCTTCCCTTTGGACAGCATTTGGATTTGACATCATGTCCATCATCATTTTCTCAGGAGAATCTTCCCAATTCGCAAATGTTTTCAAGTCAACCTACAAAGTAGCATGAAACACTGTTACATCTGTACCAAAATTGAACTTGGTGGCAACAAGTCAACAATAAAATAGGTCAAACTAGGATATACTTTTCGTCTTTGTTCATTGAAGAGTTCTTCTCTCCTTTTGTACGAGCTTTGCACTTTCTTTGCTACTTCCCCTCCAAGTCCCCAGACTTCCACTTCTGAAATCACAGCTTCAACGGCTAGGAAACCCTGGAACAATAACTAATCAACAGAAGCTCCGGAATACGAGACACAATTAACTTAAATTGGACAGCCATGAAGAATTCACAAGATGGTCATTCTCTTTTCGTTGAGAAAGACCAGAAGTTACTTTTTATGCAAGCATTACTCATTATAGGTTTACAAAATTAAGGCATAGAGATCTACTTGATCCGGAAAGAGAGAACCACTACGGTAGGTTTTGTCAATAGCATGGTGGCGAATGGTCACTTTGGAAAAATCTTCTTCAATAAATATTCTCTCATTTCCTGGAGTTCCACCAAATGCAACTCCCACTGGTTTTGGATGCGCCTGGTACACCCTACCAGTAGGATGCAAGTGGCTATAAACAAAATTCTTTTCCTTACCTGCCAACAACAGCGTTTATAATTGTTTCAGCGTTTCATCAAAACTGATCATATACCATGGAAGGGGATGGGAAAAAGGCGGAAGAAAGGAATGTTAACACCTCTATGACATACCACTGGGTGGGAATGCATGAAACACAGGGCTTATTGAATATAAACATCCAGAAGCTCCATAGAAGGTATCCTTATTTTCAAGACCTTGACTTGTCAGGGCACCTATAACCCATTTCCTATCAGTGGAACTTCCCTCACGAGCATTTCCTGAACTTGCGGCAATCAAAATTAGCAGTGGACCCTTGTAACCTTCTACATGAGACCAAAATCTATTGAGGCCTCGTCCATGAGTAGATGACCTATAACAAAGTAAGCTTTTATCAatagttattttctttttccatctTGTATCTTTCAAAATCATGATTATGAACAAGAAGTCAATAGAAAGAAAATCACCGCAACACCAAAATGGGTGATTGGGGTTATGCTTTTTGAAAACTAAGAAGGGCCCAGAGACTAAAACACAGAACAGAAATATGAGACTGATTAAGGGTTAGCGATGCAAACCGATATAGAAGGTTTTTATCCATTCCACTTCCACTGCATAAAAATACTCTTGAAATCTCATCATTTACTGTACTTTTTTGTGTGATAGATATTGCCCACGCTCTTCCTTGGGTTAAAATATAATCACATGCTGCGGCAGATGAAATATCTCCAGTAGAGGAATTCAAATATTCCAATTGATCCTGCCATTCAGAATAGCAGCTTCTTATTTGTGCATTTTACAACACGTCAACACCTAAGAACTAGATGTAACATTTTTACCTTAAAAGGACTATTGGTAAAAAGATAGGTGCTATATTGCTACAATGGTTAacaatacaatagcaaaaacTGTCATGTGCACACGCCAAAAATAAACTACCAAATCAACCacaatttgtgtataaatatatatattatttaattaatttttaatgtgtattttatattctcTGATATATTTTGTTTAGGTGGCTGATTTAGTGGATGCTTTGCTTTTAATATTTTGAATCTTTGCCTAATTTCATGAAATCACAACTTACCCCTGCCAT is a window encoding:
- the LOC112785190 gene encoding uncharacterized protein — protein: MGASQSTEPAVSAEQREAESVAASTGTLPLLHKAFSNLSNPQTNAVPFENLPQCFGFAREDRTYSGNSVPASFPVLLDHLGSSIVDQFFVPGKGGIDWLQFVNGFNKCCARVSASVSLNMLFRVFAAMALKANVPLHLVFESEDDECKINGHLLPSDVLLLLYVCWVMSWDCRNLGNSERKGNVRLPDLSHLVLSAITSCSKVEGGFNVWDCDVSSLGVELPAGKFVTWVMSTVPCLPDCLRQYFHARIQMAGDQLEYLNSSTGDISSAAACDYILTQGRAWAISITQKSTVNDEISRVFLCSGSGMDKNLLYRSSTHGRGLNRFWSHVEGYKGPLLILIAASSGNAREGSSTDRKWVIGALTSQGLENKDTFYGASGCLYSISPVFHAFPPSGKEKNFVYSHLHPTGRVYQAHPKPVGVAFGGTPGNERIFIEEDFSKVTIRHHAIDKTYRSGSLFPDQGFLAVEAVISEVEVWGLGGEVAKKVQSSYKRREELFNEQRRKVDLKTFANWEDSPEKMMMDMMSNPNAVQREDR